Genomic DNA from Patescibacteria group bacterium:
GCCAGCATCCGGAGTCTGTTGCCTTGGCCATCAAGCCTGAGTATGCAGTGAAGGAAATGCATTTTGATTCGACGAACGCTGATGAACAGGTGGGCGCACTAATCGACTTTTTAAAGGGCAAGGTTTCCAAAGATGATTTGTCGCTGCGCACGATTGATGACGTTCAGACTGAACTTGTTACGTATTTGCGAGCTGGGTTATCGAATGACGAAGTAGTGGCACGAGTGTACGGTGCGCAGTTGTGGCAACAGGTGGAAGATGATGACGTGCGCGAAGAACTTGAATTTAGATACCTTGATAAATATGTTTTGCAGATCGTCGAGCAAGACCCGCAGGCCGCCGAGCAAACCATTAGTGATTACATTTTAGTGAAAGACTATTACGGATTGACGGAGTGGAAAGATAAGGGCGCCAGGTTGCTTGACTCCTTCCTCCGGCTTCATCCAGAACTTGCTCCTGAATAGCAAAACCCGCCGTCCAGCTTACGCAGGACAGGCGGGTTTTTAGTTACGAGGCGAGCTTACGAAGGTCGAACATTTTTCCTTCCTTCATCCACTTTCTAAGCGTGCGGAGACCGCGACCAGAAACTGTGATCCGGTGGGCTTTCCCAGTAGCCGGGTTCACGACCGTTCTCGGCTGGAGATTCGGCATCTGGCGGCGCTTCGTCTTCACGTTGGAGTGGCTGACGTTGTTACCCGTCAGTGGCCGCTTGCCCGTAATAGCGCAGACTTTGGCCATACGAAACGAAAATTAAGACTGTAGGAGTTTACTTGAAAGGAGGAATTACGTCAAACGGTAACTCACCTTTGTTATACTTCATTCAATATGAAAGAGCTTCACGGGGGAGAGGGCGCGGCGCATGTGGTGGCCGTGAGCATGGGCTATGGGCATGAACGGGCGGCGTCTAGCCTCAAGCCTTTTGCGGTGGACAAGAACATTATTATCGCTAATGACTATCCAGGCATTCCGGATAATGACAGAAATACCTGGGCCTTAAGCAGGCGCTGGTATGAACGAATTTCTCGGTTTAAGAAGTTTCCAGTGGTGGGCGAGGCCGTATTTAGCCTCCTTGATTGGTCACAGCAAATCGAGCCTTTTTATCCCCGCCGTGACCTGTCTGAGCCGACTCTTCAGCTTCGGAGCACCTACGCGCTTATTCGGCAAAGGGGCTGGTGCAAACATCTCGTGGAGACGCTTGCTAAGCATCCTAAACCGCTGGTCTCAACGTTTATGAGTCCGGCTTTTGCGGCCGAAGAATATAACTATCCCGAAGATATTTATATTGTGTGTTGTGATGCGGACGTTGCCCGCCCATGGGCGCCACTTAATCCGTACAAGAGTCGCATTAAATATCTTGCGCCCACGGGTCGAGTTGCAGAACGGTTGCAGCTTTACGGTGTTAAGAGCGAGAACATCATGCTCACGGGATTTCCGTTGCCGATGGAAGCCGTTGGCGGTCCGGAAGCAAAACAAGCAATCAGCGACCTGTCCCGTCGCATGTGCCACCTTGACCCGAAGGGTATCTTTTTGTCACAAGCCGCGGTCATGCTGGAGGCGCAGATGGGCTCTTTGTTTTGCGAGAATGTAAAGAAAAAAAATGGCAACGCAGTCTCCGTGACGTTTGCTATTGGTGGCGCTGGCGCTCAGCGCGAGATAGGGGCGACGGCAGCGAAGTCTCTCGCGCAAAGTATCCTGGCCGGTAAACTCCAACTCAATCTCATCGCGGGCATCCGGCCAGAAGTCGGCGAATATTTCCGTGGGGAGCTCAAGAAAGCTGGACTAATGGACGCATTGAACGACGGTCGCGTGGTCATTGTTGAGAACAAAGATCGCAACCAGTATTTCTCGACGTTTAATAAGCTGATGATGGAGACCGACATTCTTTGGACAAAGCCGTCCGAGCTTTCGTTCTACGCCGGTCTTGGTATTCCTATTTTAATGTCACCAACGGTGGGAAGCCAAGAAGACTTCAACCGCGACTGGCTCTTCCAGGTAGGCGCCGGAGTCATGGCGCTTGATCCCCGTTACGCTGACGAATGGCTCTGGGACTGGATTAACGGCGGCGCCTTTGCCCGCATGGCTTGGAACGGGTATATCAACGCTCCCACCCACGGCGCTTATAGAATCGAAGACGTGGTGAGGGGTCGGCCGTTTACTATGCATGCATTGCCGATTGTGGTTTAATCCGTGCAAATCAATATAAACAATAACTGTGTCCCTCGAAATAGCAAAACAGAAGCTAGTTAAGGAGTTAGTCAGCAACAAAAAAGCGCGCCGGGAGCACGGGATGTTTTTGATTGAAGGAGCAAAGTTCATTAAAGACGCTAAGAAGTACCTGGAGTTTTCGTTTACAGACAAGGACGTGGCAAACTTCCGCGAATTGATTTCGACCGAAACGCCCCAGAATGTTGCTGGCGTAGCAAAGATTCCGCAGTTTACCCTCGATAACGTCAAGAAGTGCAAAGTGATCGTTGTTCTTGATAACGTGCAGGACCCAGGGAATGTGGGAACGATTATGCGCGTGTGTTTGGCTTTCGATGCCGGACTCATTCTCGTCGAGTCCGCTGATCCAACCAACCCGAAATCTGTTCGCGCAAGCGCTGCGTCTATGCTGAAAACCCCATGGATTGAGGTTTCCAAATCCGACGCCCCAGAAGTGATCGCGAGTTTGGGTAGACCTGTCTACAAACTCGAGCTCAGAGGCGATGCAAAGATGATTAGCGAGATTCCGAAGGGGCCACTCGTGATTGTGGCTGGTAATGAGGGCAGGGGAGTGACGCTCGAACTCCCAGATGCATCAAGCGTGTATATTCCGCAGAATGTGGAACTGGAGTCCTTGAACGTGGCGATTGCCACCAGCATCGCACTCTATGAGCTCACCGTTTAAGGTTTCGAATACCAAGGGTCTGGCGCGTGCGGGGGAATTAACGACCGCTCATGGAGTTATAAAGACTCCAGTATTTATGCCGATCGCCACTTCTGGCGCGATCAAGACAATGACCGCAGAAGAAACGAAGGCTCTCGGCGCACAGATCATCCTCGGCAACACCTATCATTTGCTTTTGCGTACTGGGGAGGCGGACATGAAGACGTTCGGCGGGCTTCACAAATTCATGAACTGGAACGGACCGATTTTGACAGACTCCGGCGGTTACCAGGTTTTTTCACTCGCCAAGCTGAACAAGACGGATGAAGACGGTGTGACATTCCAATCGCATATCGACGGACACACTATTCGATTAACCGCCGAAGATTCGATGCGTATTCAGGCTGGGATCGGTTCAGACATTCGCATGCAGTTTGATGATGTTGCTGCGGGACTATCGACGCGCGAGAGATACGAGGAAGCGATGGAACGGTCGTTGCGCTGGGCGGAGAGGTCAAAAACGGCGTTTAAAAATTGGTCGACGCATGGGTCGACCCCTACGCCGCTTCTCTTCGGCATCATCCAGGGTGGAACCTACGAAGACCTGCGTGCCCGTTCACTCGAGGGTCTTGTCCGAACTGATTTCGACGGCTACGCCATTGGTGGTCTTTCTGTCGGCGAGCACCGGGAGGACACGTTCCGTATTGTGAAGAATCTAGCTTCGAAAATGCCAGACGACAAGCCTCGGTACTTCATGGGTGGGGGAATGCCTGAAGAAATCATGTATTACGTCGCCCACGGCGTGGACATGTTCGACTGTGTCATTCCGACCAGACATGCACGCCACGGACAGATTTTCGTTTGGAAGGGCAACCCCGCCGATTGCGTCGCCGAAGCCTTTACTCGAGCCCAGGATGACTCGGCTGATTTCAGAATTGCTGAAGCCATGTACGAAAAAGTCGCCATTACCAATGAACAGTACACGCTCGACCAGTCGCCGATTGATGCGTTCAATGATTGCGAGACCTCGAAGACTTACACGAAAGCCTACTTACGACACTTATTTAAGAATGGGGAAATGCTTGGGATGAAATTAGCGACGGCACAGAATCTGCGCTTCTATATAAGGATGATGGAGGAGCTGAGGAAAGTGATAGAGTTGTAAAGTTATAAAGTTGTAAAGATTGTGGAACCTGAGAAGGTGAAGTCATTTAGAGATTTGAGAACCTGGCAGGAGGCCCAGGCGTTGGCGGTCGAGATTTATCGATTGACCGAGTCATTCCCGAAGGAAGAAAAGTACGGACTCATCGCCCAACTGCGTTCTGCGGCGGTTTCGGTGCCAAGCAATATTGCAGAAGGAAAGGGGAGAAACACACCGAAGGATTTTATTCGTTTTCTCATTATGGCCCGGGGTTCCACTCAAGAGATATTAAGTCAGGTCGATTTTGCGGTCCGAGTTGGATACTGTTCGGTAGTGATCGGAGAGGTTTTTCGGAATCGTTATCAGGGGCTTTGTGCAGGAATTAATGCTCACATCGGGTCCCTTTCTCTTCAGGGTTAGCTTTACAACTTTACAACTCTATAACTTTACAACTTCTCCTGTATACTTTCCCTGTATGCCCTCGATCGAGGCCTCTTTCCGCATAGTAAGGGATTTAACCCTCGATCTTTTGTATTTCCCGATTTGGTGGTATTCGACGGGTTTGATGGAAAGAGTTAACGGGGCGGGGGAGTTGATTACGGGGGCGAGTAGGAGTTTGCAGATTGGACTTTGGATCAGAAATATTTTTGTACCAATGTACGGGGCGTATGACTGGCAGAGTCGGTTGATTAGTGTGTTCATGAGATGCGTGCAGATTGTCGCTCGAGTCATCGCCCTCGTGTTCTGGGTTCTCGTCGCCTTCGCATTCTTCGCGCTGTACGTCTTTGGACCGATCATGCTCATCCTGCTTTTTGCGTATCACGCGTTCTTGTCCGGACAAGCTTCCTATTATGGCGCGTAATCAACTACCACTTCCGGGGATGCGCGCGGGGGATGAGGTTTTTATTTGGCGAAAAGAAATTGATGCAGTGTCTATTGCGCACGAGCGAGGATTAAGAAAAGCCCGAAAAGCATTCGCAGCTGTGGCGTTTGTGCTAGGGGCATTGTCGATTGTGATATTCGCTGCGATCGTGAGGACGTGGCAAGCCACGTCCGTACAACAATTTTTGGATCCGCATCCGGTGATTGTTTTTTTGCCGTTGGGATTTTTGCTCATGTTATTCGCGTACTTTGAGCGGAAGATTTCGTCGCCCATCCCCTTATCATTCTCGAAGAATATTTCCGCTGATTTTGAGGAGTCCGTGAGCGAGAAATCGAGTGAGCTCTCGCTGTACGCGGCTGATGAGGCGGTGAAGACGGTCGAAGACTCGTATCTTTTAGCGAAGAAAAATGGCGATGCTGACGTTGGTCCGGCGCATTTATTCGCCGGATCCCTTGGTTCGCGACCGGGGCAGATTTTGTTTGCGCGTCTTGGACTGACGATTGATTCAGTTCGGGATCCGTTGCGTCGAAAGTTATCGGCTGAGCCGAAGGGTGATACAGCGATTGCCGAGCGTGGCGCACATGTCCTGGCACTCGCAGGTATTACTGCTGTAAAAGGAGGCCGGGCACATCTGACGAGTCTAGACATCTTTGCTGCCGCCTACCAGTCCGACGAATTTTTCAAACAGTTATTCGACGAGCAGGGGATTCCGCAGACAGAACTCGAAAATGCTTTGCACTGGATGAGAATCTCGGAAGAACAGCAGGAGCGGTATAAGGTGTTTCGTCAGGCTGCCGCGTTCAAGCCACAGAACAACATGGACCGCGCCATGACGGCCATTGCGACGCCGTTTCTCGACTCCGTGAGCGAGGATCTGACCCGTGCGTCGGCTCGGGGATACACGGAGCTGCTGGTAGGACGCGACGAAGAAATTCAGTCAATCTTTAGAGCTATCGAAGGCGGGGGAACGAGTGTGGTCCTGGTCGGCCCGTCCGGCGTTGGCAAGAGTGCAATCATCGAGGGTATCGCAGACCTCATGGTCGAGGAGCGCGTACCGAGAGTGCTCGAAGACAAGCGACTTTTGAAACTTTCAGTCCCGCATATTGTGAGCGCGCAGGGAGGGAACGGCGCTGAAGAACGTTTCTTGCACGCCATGAATGAAGTCGGCCATTCTGGGAACATCGTTCTTGTCATTGAGAATATCGACGAACTAGTGGGAGTCGGAAATTCTATAGATCTTTCGAGCATCCTCGCGAGCGAACTCGAAAAGGGTTATACGTTCGTGATCGCGACAACAACTGCCCAAGGATACGCGGATAAAATCGAACGATCGGTGATTGGCAGAAGGCTCGAGCGCGTACAGATTGCGGAGCCAGCGCGTGATCTCGCTATCCGTATTGTCGAGTCCAAAGTTGGCCTGATGGAGGCGAAGAATCATGTGGTGTTCACGTATGGCGCCGTTGCGTCGGCCGTCGACCTCTCGCTTCGATACTTGCACGATAGCGTTTTGCCGGACAATGCAATCTCTCTTTTAAAAGAAGTTGCCCTCACGGTAGGGAAGCGGAGTCAGAAAATTACATGGGTGGTGAAAGAGGACGTTGCATCAATGGTCGAACTCAAGACGAAGATTCCGGTGAGCGATGTGAAAGAAGGCGAGGGTGCAAAATTGCTCAACCTCGAAGAGAAGCTCCACGAAAGAATCATCGGCCAGGAACACGCTGTCGCCGCAGTATCTAGTGCTCTCCGTCGAGCAAGAACCGAGCTTAGAAGCACCGGCAAACCGATTGCCAACTTTTTGTTCCTCGGTCCTACCGGTGTAGGTAAGACCGAACTCGCCAAAGCAACGAGTGAAGTGTTCTTCGGCAACGAGAACGCTATGGTTCGGTTTGACATGTCGGAATATCAAGCGGCCGAGTCCGTCACTCGACTCATTGGCGGTAACGGACAGACGGGGCTTTTGACCGAGGCGATCCGAAGAAACCCTTTCTCATTATTGCTACTCGACGAACTTGAAAAAGCTTCTCCGGATATTTTGAATTTGTTCTTGCAAGTCATGGATGATGGCCGACTCACGGACGGCCTTGGTCAAACGGTTGATTTTACGAATGTGATTCTCATCGCAACAAGTAATGCGGGAACGCAATACATTCAAGACGAGGTAGCGAAGGGTGCGGAACTCTCGACTATTAAAGAAGCGTTGCTCGCCACAGAACTGCGATCACTTTTTAGACCAGAATTCCTGAACCGTTTTAATGACGTGATCGTGTTTGCACCGTTGACCGAAGCTGATGTGACCGCGATCGCCTACTTGCTCGTTGAAAAAGTGAAGAAGCAAATTGAGGCCAAGGGCATGACGCTTGAGGTGACGGACGCTGCTATCCACGAGCTCGGCCGCCAGGGATTTGATCCGAAATTTGGTGCCCGACCTCTCAGACGCACCATTGAGGAGAAACTCGAGAATAAACTTGCTGACGAACTGTTAAAGGGAAATATCGCTCGCCGAGACACGGTCGTCTTTGACGAAGGCGGGAAAATTGAGGTAAGAAAAGCCCAGAAACTTTAGCTCTTATCCCATCCTGAGCGAGAGCGAAGGATCCGACTTTCCCCTCTGAGGGTCGGACTCTTCGCAAAGCTCAGAGTGGAGACAATGCTATGCCAGTGTGGTTTCCACTCCCCATTGCTCTCGCATTTGTTGTATCCGCGAGCGTTACGCCGCTCGTGATTTTGCTTGCGACGAAATTTGGCCTCGTCGACGAGCCAACGGGAGGACGGAAGATTCACCGCGTGTCAACGCCACTGCTTGGAGGAGCTGCAGTCTTCCTCGGCTTCTTCGTTCCGACCGTGCTCGTGCTTGGGTTTTCCAACCATCTCACCTCCGGTGAAATTGATCTTACGCAGTACTTGGGATTTTTTGCTGCTGCGCTCATGCTCATGATCGGCGGAGCACTCGACGACAAGCTTGGACTCTCGCCTAAATATAGCGTGTGGTTCCCCGTACTCGCGGCACTCATCGCGAGTCTAGTGGGTATTGGCGTGTCGAAGCTGACGAACCCAGTTGGCGACGCGATCATTGTCAGTTCGATGGCCTCCGCAATCATTACTTTCGTCTGGCTTCTCGTGATGAGCTATGCGACCAAGCTGCTCGACGGAGTTGACGGACTTACGACGAGCGTAGCGACGATCGCTTCACTAATGATCGCAGCCCTCGCCTTGACCAAGATGTACTTCCAACCGGACGTCGTTCTCCTCGCTCTCATGTTTGTCGCAGCGCTCGTTGGTTTCCTGCTCTGGAACCTGCCTGTTGCGCGTATCTTCTTGGGCGAAGGGGGAAGCACCTTCCTTGGGTTTACCCTGGGCGTGCTTTCCATTATTGCTGGGAGTAAAATGGTGACACTCCTTCTTGTCCTTGGCGTGCCATGTCTCGACGTCATCCAGGTGATGTATCGACGGCTGCGCGAGCATCGCTCAATCACGAGCGGGGACAGATACCATTTCCATCACCTCTTGTTCGACGCGGGACTCTCTGAGTGGCAAGTGGTTGCGGTGTATGCGTCATTCTCGTTATTGTTCGGCCTGACGACGCTCTTCTTTTCCCATTTGATTAAATTGGTTATCCTGGCAGGGTTGGTATTTCTGTTTATGGGTGTCGTTCGGACGCTTGCTCGACGGTCTCAGGCTTTATAACTTTACAACTTTATTACTTTATAACTTCTCAGCTTATGTCAGAACATCACGAAGGCATGCCGGGAGTGGTACGAACAAGTTTGTGGATTTTAGGTATTTTTGTGGCACTGATGATTGGTCTCACTGTTTACTCGAAGATCGCTTTACCGGTGATTGCGCAGACGGTCACTATTGGTGGAAGAAGCCATACGGTGCTGGTGGCTAATACCCCAACTGCGCGGTACCAAGGATTGTCCGGCAGAACGGCAGATAAGCTTGGCGCAGAGGGTATGATGTTCACCTTCGGTAACAGCGAAGAGAGGACCTTTGAAATGCGCGGGATGTTATTTTCGCTCGATTTTTTGTGGGTACAAAACGGTTCGATCGTGAGAATTGATGAAAACATCCAGGCTCCACAAAAAAATGAAAAACCGGCTCAAATTTCTTCTAAACCAGCTTCTGCGGATACTGTTTTTGAATTTCCGGCGGGCTTTGCCGCTAGAAATGGTTTGAGGATCGGAGACCGCATCTCTGGGCGCTAGAGGATAACTGAATATTTGCTGGAGAGGTAAGAGTATAATGTAAAGGATTTTGAATCTGATTTTGTTCGGTTACCCGCATTATTTGAAGATATAGTATGAAGAAAATTCTTATCATCTTGGGGGTGGCTGGATCAATGGCTATTTCCTTTTTGTTCCTCTTTAAGATTCCGTTGACCCACGCCGTTGCCTTCACGTGGGATGGCGGCGGTACAACTGATAACTGGAGTGATTGCGCTAACTGGGTGGGTGACGCTTGTCCAACGGCGAGCGACACGGTTGTTTTTGACGCTACTTCTGCCGCGGCGCCACATAATAATTCAACGATTGATGCTGGATTTGGCTCGGCTATTGGCGGGATCACCATCGCTACCGGGTATACTGGCACGATTACTCAGGGCACGGCCCTCACTATTGGTTCCGGCGGGTATACTGAGGCTTCGACAACGGGTACTTGGACAGGCGGCTCGTCCGCCCTCACGATAAACGGTGCGTTCTCAATTACGGCCGGTGCCTACACACCAACCTCTGGTACTTGGACCTTGAATGGAAATTTTTCCATGACCGGCGGAACAATGGCCGGCACGGGTAAGACTTTGATCGTTAGTTCAAGTTTAAGCACGTTTACTTATACTGCCGGGACAGGGAACTTTAACGTCGGGCCAGGAGATACGGGCGTAGCTGTCACGATTAGTTCTAACAGTTCGGCTAAGACAATTAAAACCGGAACTACGCTTATCGCTACGATCAGCGGAGACCCATACATGACTATTGAGGCTGGGGCGTCTCTCACGACTATTGGCGATTCCCTATATTATATCTTTACAAACAACGGTAGTTATACAAACGGAGCCGGTTATTTTCGTGCTGAAAGTACAGCTACTTTCAGCGGTACTACAAATAATCTAGACGCAGCTACCGGGGTCCAGGTTGGTCTTGCTTTCTCCCCGAATGGACCATTTACGATCGGTTCCGGTGCCACACTTACGCTGAACCCCGCGGTCACCACTCTTTATATTGGAGGTGCATACAATAACCAAGGAACATTTAATGTAAGCGGACGAACTCTTGAGTTTGATTCGGGTTACGGTGCCGGCCAAATCACCAATTATTACGGAGCGGTGAGTACTGGCGATTATTCGGCTCTTACTGGTGCCAGCGTTACAATCGGTAAGGCAGCGGGCGCAGCTTTTACTGTGCTTGCCAACCAAAGCATTACCGCTTCTACAGTAACAGGCGCCACTCCAAGTATAGTTGTAGATGCCTTAGGAACACTGACGACTACTGGTGATTTCAGAGTCCACAGACTAACTAACAACGGAAACTTTGTCATGGGTACTGCCGGTTTTTTTCATGCAGAACGTGGTGTTACCTTTGACGGCGCCACTAATGATTTGAGCAATGCTACGGACTTTCAGGTTGGTATGGCCTATAATCCACCGGAAAATATGGTTATTGGATCAGGTGATACGCTCACGCTGAATCCGGCCGTTACCACCCTTTATATTGCTGGTGCATTTGATAATAACGGCACTTTTAACATTTCTGGTCGAGTGCTTAATTTTGGCGCTAGCTGGGGTTCATCTGAAATCATGCACTATACGGGGGTCACTAATACTGGGGATTTTAATACTATCACTGGAGCGACCGTGGTTCTAGCTAAAACTGGTGGGTCATCATTTACGGTCCGTAACGGACAAACTATCGCCGCCTCCGATACCGGTTCTGGCTTTAATCTAGTCATTGATTCGGGCGGAACGTTGAATACCACGGGGAATATTAACGTGTTTACTTTGACTAATAATGGCGCCTTTACAATGGTCGGTTCCGGAACGTTCGTATCAACTAACGGTTCTACTTTAAACGGCACGGTTAATGATTTTACTAATGCGACATCAATGAACATTGCGACTGGCTATAATCCGGCGGGGTTGTTTTCTATCGGTTCAGGTAAGACTGTTCTCTTTGGCGGATCGGGAATCACTGTCGGCGGAAGTTTTACAAATAGTGGAACGCTTACTTCTACCGCACCGATGACATTTGCTAGCGGGTATGGCAATTGCACGCTCACTACTGGCGAGGCTTTTGGTGGGGGCATCATCGTGAATAAGGGTTCTGGTCAGAGTGTTATTCTGGCCCAAAACACCGTAGTCAATGGCGACGTTACTATCACCGCCGGTGTACTTGATGTTTCTGCTTCTAACTATAGTTTGACCGTGGGCGGGAATTGGTCCAACAGCGCAACGTTTACGCCTCGGTCTGGAACGGTAACCTTGAACGGGACTGACCAGAGCGTCACCGGAAACACCACTTTCTATAATCTTACAAAAACGGTAACCGTGGCCCGGACTCTAACCTTTGCCGCTAGCTCAACAACGACTATTTCAAACACCCTCACGCTCCAAGGCGCAGTTGGTCAGAGACTTTCACTTCGGAGCTCGACGCCAGCAACTCAAGCGAACATCAATCCGCAGGGAACTCGCGTTTTAGCTTCGCTGGACGTGAAGGACAACAATAATACAAACGTTACCCAAATGTCCTGTATAGATGATTGTTTTGATAGCGGCAACAATACCAATTGGTTCTTGAGCGCCGCTGTGCCTGGTGTAACTCTCGTCGAGAGTGCTAGTTCGACGGATGTTACGGAAGGTGGAGCGACGGACACATATTCTGCGGTTTTAGATAAATTGCCGACTGCCAACGTGGTGGTCACGGCTACTGGCAATGCCGATGCTACAGTCAGCGGCCCGCTAACATTTACCACGGTTAATTGGGCCACACCACAGACTTTTACGGTTACAGCTGTGAACGATTTGATCGATGAAACGAGTCCGGAGAATGCCGCAATTACTCATGCTGTGACCTCGGCTGATCTGGGTTATGACGGACTTTCAGT
This window encodes:
- the rpmB gene encoding 50S ribosomal protein L28 produces the protein MAKVCAITGKRPLTGNNVSHSNVKTKRRQMPNLQPRTVVNPATGKAHRITVSGRGLRTLRKWMKEGKMFDLRKLAS
- a CDS encoding RNA methyltransferase; its protein translation is MSLEIAKQKLVKELVSNKKARREHGMFLIEGAKFIKDAKKYLEFSFTDKDVANFRELISTETPQNVAGVAKIPQFTLDNVKKCKVIVVLDNVQDPGNVGTIMRVCLAFDAGLILVESADPTNPKSVRASAASMLKTPWIEVSKSDAPEVIASLGRPVYKLELRGDAKMISEIPKGPLVIVAGNEGRGVTLELPDASSVYIPQNVELESLNVAIATSIALYELTV
- the tgt gene encoding tRNA guanosine(34) transglycosylase Tgt, with product MSSPFKVSNTKGLARAGELTTAHGVIKTPVFMPIATSGAIKTMTAEETKALGAQIILGNTYHLLLRTGEADMKTFGGLHKFMNWNGPILTDSGGYQVFSLAKLNKTDEDGVTFQSHIDGHTIRLTAEDSMRIQAGIGSDIRMQFDDVAAGLSTRERYEEAMERSLRWAERSKTAFKNWSTHGSTPTPLLFGIIQGGTYEDLRARSLEGLVRTDFDGYAIGGLSVGEHREDTFRIVKNLASKMPDDKPRYFMGGGMPEEIMYYVAHGVDMFDCVIPTRHARHGQIFVWKGNPADCVAEAFTRAQDDSADFRIAEAMYEKVAITNEQYTLDQSPIDAFNDCETSKTYTKAYLRHLFKNGEMLGMKLATAQNLRFYIRMMEELRKVIEL
- a CDS encoding four helix bundle protein, whose protein sequence is MEPEKVKSFRDLRTWQEAQALAVEIYRLTESFPKEEKYGLIAQLRSAAVSVPSNIAEGKGRNTPKDFIRFLIMARGSTQEILSQVDFAVRVGYCSVVIGEVFRNRYQGLCAGINAHIGSLSLQG
- a CDS encoding ATP-dependent Clp protease ATP-binding subunit, coding for MARNQLPLPGMRAGDEVFIWRKEIDAVSIAHERGLRKARKAFAAVAFVLGALSIVIFAAIVRTWQATSVQQFLDPHPVIVFLPLGFLLMLFAYFERKISSPIPLSFSKNISADFEESVSEKSSELSLYAADEAVKTVEDSYLLAKKNGDADVGPAHLFAGSLGSRPGQILFARLGLTIDSVRDPLRRKLSAEPKGDTAIAERGAHVLALAGITAVKGGRAHLTSLDIFAAAYQSDEFFKQLFDEQGIPQTELENALHWMRISEEQQERYKVFRQAAAFKPQNNMDRAMTAIATPFLDSVSEDLTRASARGYTELLVGRDEEIQSIFRAIEGGGTSVVLVGPSGVGKSAIIEGIADLMVEERVPRVLEDKRLLKLSVPHIVSAQGGNGAEERFLHAMNEVGHSGNIVLVIENIDELVGVGNSIDLSSILASELEKGYTFVIATTTAQGYADKIERSVIGRRLERVQIAEPARDLAIRIVESKVGLMEAKNHVVFTYGAVASAVDLSLRYLHDSVLPDNAISLLKEVALTVGKRSQKITWVVKEDVASMVELKTKIPVSDVKEGEGAKLLNLEEKLHERIIGQEHAVAAVSSALRRARTELRSTGKPIANFLFLGPTGVGKTELAKATSEVFFGNENAMVRFDMSEYQAAESVTRLIGGNGQTGLLTEAIRRNPFSLLLLDELEKASPDILNLFLQVMDDGRLTDGLGQTVDFTNVILIATSNAGTQYIQDEVAKGAELSTIKEALLATELRSLFRPEFLNRFNDVIVFAPLTEADVTAIAYLLVEKVKKQIEAKGMTLEVTDAAIHELGRQGFDPKFGARPLRRTIEEKLENKLADELLKGNIARRDTVVFDEGGKIEVRKAQKL
- a CDS encoding MraY family glycosyltransferase; translation: MPVWFPLPIALAFVVSASVTPLVILLATKFGLVDEPTGGRKIHRVSTPLLGGAAVFLGFFVPTVLVLGFSNHLTSGEIDLTQYLGFFAAALMLMIGGALDDKLGLSPKYSVWFPVLAALIASLVGIGVSKLTNPVGDAIIVSSMASAIITFVWLLVMSYATKLLDGVDGLTTSVATIASLMIAALALTKMYFQPDVVLLALMFVAALVGFLLWNLPVARIFLGEGGSTFLGFTLGVLSIIAGSKMVTLLLVLGVPCLDVIQVMYRRLREHRSITSGDRYHFHHLLFDAGLSEWQVVAVYASFSLLFGLTTLFFSHLIKLVILAGLVFLFMGVVRTLARRSQAL
- a CDS encoding DUF192 domain-containing protein; the encoded protein is MSEHHEGMPGVVRTSLWILGIFVALMIGLTVYSKIALPVIAQTVTIGGRSHTVLVANTPTARYQGLSGRTADKLGAEGMMFTFGNSEERTFEMRGMLFSLDFLWVQNGSIVRIDENIQAPQKNEKPAQISSKPASADTVFEFPAGFAARNGLRIGDRISGR